Proteins from a single region of Trichomycterus rosablanca isolate fTriRos1 chromosome 16, fTriRos1.hap1, whole genome shotgun sequence:
- the clic3 gene encoding chloride intracellular channel protein 3: MAEAPKVELFIKASDDGEGVGNCPFCQRLFMILWLKGVNFTLTTVDMKRAPEVLKDLAPGSQPPFLLYNGEVRTDTNKIEEFLEETLTPPQYPKLCCRYKESNSAGDDIFHKFSAYIKNPNPGLNEMLEKKFLKSLMKLDQYLLTPLPHELDKNPNAAHSARSYLDGDALTLADCNLLPKIHIVKVVCKKYRNFTIPNALTALTRYLEKTYQQDEFRYTCPNDAEILLAYYSVAKYLNK; the protein is encoded by the exons ATGGCGGAGGCACCGAAGGTGGAGCTCTTTATTAAG GCAAGTGATGATGGTGAAGGTGTTGGCAACTGTCCATTCTGTCAGCGACTTTTTATGATCCTCTGGCTGAAAGGGGTCAATTTTACCCTTACCACCGTGGACATGAAGAG AGCTCCAGAGGTTCTGAAAGACCTTGCTCCGGGTTCTCAGCCCCCATTCCTTCTCTATAACGGGGAGGTACGGACCGACACCAACAAGATTGAGGAGTTTCTGGAGGAGACATTGACACCACCACA GTATCCCAAACTGTGCTGTCGCTACAAGGAATCCAACAGTGCCGGAGATGATATCTTCCACAAGTTCTCGGCTTACATCAAAAACCCAAATCCCGGACTTAACGAGA TGCTGGAAAAGAAATTCTTGAAGAGTCTGATGAAGCTGGATCAGTACTTGCTCACTCCTCTTCCACACGAGTTGGATAAAAACCCGAATGCAGCTCATTCAGCCAGAAGCTACCTGGATGGAGATGCGCTCACTCTTGCTGACTGTAACCTTCTTCCTAAGATACATATTGTCAAg GTTGTTTGTAAGAAATACCGTAACTTCACGATCCCTAACGCCCTCACTGCATTGACAAGGTATCTGGAAAAAACCTACCAGCAGGATGAGTTCCGCTACACATGCCCTAATGATGCAGAGATCTTGCTGGCTTACTACTCGGTAGCCAAATATCTGAACAAGTAG
- the LOC134330632 gene encoding alpha-(1,3)-fucosyltransferase 7 has protein sequence MTLCWRFTRRLTITPVLMPLVVASIILSFIRMPQIQISSSGGSTVNITILLWYWPFHKNYSLKGDVCLQSYGIINCHLVDNRSLYSSADIVVFHHKELQYHRQKLPLHLPRPDQQRWLWMSLEAPENTGNLDKYAGIFNLTMSYRSDADVTVPYGKLVRKRRDLSSFVLKHKTHLACWVVSNYRAKHRIQVYQELKRIIPVQVYGRAVKKPLTESALLPTISNCFFYLAFENTKSAQYITEKLWRNSFQAGTVPVVLGPPRSDYEAVAPPHSFIHVDDFDSIDSLGHFLQEVAKDEKRYMSYFNWHRDNSIKLYTDWRERLCTICQVYDKLPIYNIYHNLSFSA, from the coding sequence ATGACACTATGCTGGAGATTTACCCGAAGGCTGACCATCACGCCTGTCCTCATGCCCCTTGTCGTCGCCAGTATTATTTTAAGCTTTATAAGGATGCCTCAAATTCAAATCTCCAGTAGTGGTGGTAGCACAGTGAACATCACCATCCTACTGTGGTACTGGCCTTTTCACAAGAATTACAGTTTGAAGGGTGACGTCTGTCTACAGAGTTACGGGATCATTAATTGTCATTTGGTGGATAATCGGTCACTCTATTCCAGTGCTGATATCGTGGTCTTTCATCACAAAGAGCTTCAATATCACAGACAGAAGCTTCCGCTCCACCTCCCTCGCCCTGACCAACAAAGGTGGCTCTGGATGTCCTTGGAAGCTCCGGAAAACACAGGCAATCTGGACAAGTACGCCGGGATCTTCAACTTGACCATGTCGTACCGGTCGGATGCAGATGTTACCGTGCCATATGGAAAGCTTGTACGTAAGCGGAGAGATCTGAGCTCATTCGTATTGAAGCATAAGACCCATTTGGCATGTTGGGTGGTTAGCAACTACAGAGCAAAGCACAGGATTCAAGTGTACCAGGAGCTCAAAAGAATCATCCCTGTACAGGTGTACGGTCGAGCGGTTAAAAAGCCACTAACTGAAAGTGCACTGCTGCCCACGATTTCCAACTGCTTTTTTTACCTAGCCTTCGAGAACACTAAGTCTGCTCAGTACATCACAGAGAAGCTGTGGCGGAACTCTTTTCAGGCGGGCACAGTTCCTGTAGTACTGGGCCCTCCAAGAAGTGACTATGAAGCTGTAGCGCCACCTCATTCTTTTATTCACGTTGATGATTTTGATTCCATAGATTCCCTGGGACATTTTCTGCAGGAAGTAGCTAAAGACGAAAAACGCTACATGTCATACTTCAACTGGCACAGGGACAACAGCATTAAACTGTACACAGACTGGAGAGAAAGGCTTTGCACTATCTGCCAAGTTTATGACAAACTCCCCATCTATAATATATATCACAACTTGAGTTTTTCAGCATAA